The DNA region AAAGTGGGCCAGAAGGTTGCCGTGTATGGCGCGGGTCCAATTGGACTGCTGACGATTCTGTCAGCCAAAGCTGCAGGAGCTTCCGAAATCTATGCGGTAGACGTGTTTGAAGAACGCCTGAATCTGGCAGCCAAGCTGGGTGCCATTCCGGTGAATAGTGCCAAGGTCAATGCCACTGAAGTGATTATGCAGCAATCTGGCGGAATTGATATCGCATTTGAAGCGGCTGGTGTACAGCCAACCATGGATAGCGCCGTAGCCGTCATTAAAAAAGGTGGAGAAGTTGTTGTCATCGCAGCCATTCCGAATCCATTGCAGGTGAATTTCTTCGACCTGCTGGTGAAGGAAGCGAACCTGACTGCGACGCTAGCCTATCGTCATATCTTCCCTGAGGTCATCTCTTTGATTGCTGAGGGAGCACTTGATGTGAAACAGGTGATTACCAAGAAAATCAAGCTGGACGACATTGTACAGGAAGGGCTTGAACTGCTGATGAGCGATAAAAGCCATGCGAAAATTTTGGTGGAAATCGGCGGTTAATCATGTGGAAAATGATGCGAATAGCATTTGCTGCTCGATACCGATTTTTTAGCTCAGAATAACGCAAAAAGGGATGTCCATACG from Paenibacillus sp. JNUCC-31 includes:
- a CDS encoding 2,3-butanediol dehydrogenase → MKAAVWYAKKDVRVEEREIPVAQSGQVKIKVEYAGICGSDLHAYHHGVGIQEGQNHPLSGQQAPLTLGHEFAGTVSELGSDVSGINIGDRVVIEPLYHCGQCEYCIQGRYNQCTQFGFVGLNGDGGFAEYVVVEAYMVHKLPDNVSFEEGALIEPTAVAFHAVRHSKLKVGQKVAVYGAGPIGLLTILSAKAAGASEIYAVDVFEERLNLAAKLGAIPVNSAKVNATEVIMQQSGGIDIAFEAAGVQPTMDSAVAVIKKGGEVVVIAAIPNPLQVNFFDLLVKEANLTATLAYRHIFPEVISLIAEGALDVKQVITKKIKLDDIVQEGLELLMSDKSHAKILVEIGG